The nucleotide sequence AGCATCATTATTAATATTACTGTCTTTTTCATTAGTTATAGTTTAAAATAATCTACCCGTTTTTTTGCATTATGTCTAGACTTATAGGTTTTTCTAGGGCAATCGCGTCCTTGTGTTATTAGATCGACTATGGTTAGTTGCTGTTTGCTATTCTCTTGCCAACAACTGTTAACCGCCTTATAAGCAAACACGACTCCTTGATTAAATTGCAAGGTGCTTTGTTTATCATCTAGGTAACATTGCAACACATAATTTCCCAAGGCATCTTGTATCAACTGCACTGTATTTGCCTTGGTTAGTAGTTCCTGTTCTTGCTTGTTTAACGCTATAGAAATATTGGTTACTAAAGCAGCAGCCTCATGATGCCCTAAATAATCCTTTACTCCTATATTGTCTTTGCTATTTAATGCTTCTATTAGAGCTACTTTATCTGCTAATTGTAATTGCACAAATGTTGGTTTTACCGTTAGGGAATCAACATATGTAATTTTAATATTTGCTGATTGATAAATCTTTGCCTTTAAAAAGGCTTTATAGGCGTGTTTTGTAAAAGGAATAGAAGTCGCTATTACCTTTATTGGCTTTTTATAAACGGGAACTGCCGTACCAGCAAAAGCGCTGCTTATTATGGTACCGTTAGTATTACCAATACTTCCTAGTGTTTGCTGTACTTGTGTGGTTTTTTGAAATTCTTGTTGCACACTTATGGTTTTACAACCTGTAATGCAACTTAAAACTACCAACCATTTAAAAATATGCTTACTCATTTATTCCAAACTATTATAAAGAATAAATGTATTGCTATTTGCTTAGAAATTGCTAAGGTTTTAGCTTAGAAAAAGTAAGGTTTTTGCTTGTTTTATTACTTAATATTAAATACTACGAAGTCATAGACTTCGCAGAGCATTTTACATTAATTTTAAATGTAACTTTATGAATGCTCATTATTGAATTTAATAAGCTATACGAAGTTTGCAACTTCGCACTATCAAGAATCAAATTTTAGATCTAAAACCTGTTCTCGATACAATTTTCTATTGAAAATCACTCGAACTGACATTCAGTAATAAAAATGCACTACCGTGAATATTACAAGCCAAGCTATGCGAAGTTTATAACTTCGCATCATAAAACTACCAAACAATGCTTTTCCAAAAAGCATTATCTACATGCACATTTATAACAGGATTGTCAACGATTGTTACATCTAACACACCATGCCCTAAAACATAATTTGCAGCACTAGAATATACATAATGTGATGCTTTCTCTACAAGTCCTGCTCTTACTGGATTTAAATGAATATAATCTAACTTAGACCATAAAAACTTAGTACTATAAATTTCTTCTGGATGATTACCGTATCTCCAAAATTGATATGTTTTATTTCTGTTATGTGTTTCGGTTGCTTTTGAAAACTGTGCTAACATCCATTCGCGTCTGCTTTCTTTTCCTGTTTTAATTTGATTTATAATCGCTTTTGCTGTAAATTTTTTAAAGTCTCTTATCAAACCTGATAAATCGTTATCCCTACTTTGAATTATTAAATGCACATGATTACTCATTATTACATATCCAAAAACAACCATCCCTTTTTCCTTAATACAGTAGTTTAAGTTTTCTATA is from Pontimicrobium sp. SW4 and encodes:
- a CDS encoding transposase, with translation METDGYKIRDQSKVHYVTFTVVDWIDIFTRKVYKDIIIENLNYCIKEKGMVVFGYVIMSNHVHLIIQSRDNDLSGLIRDFKKFTAKAIINQIKTGKESRREWMLAQFSKATETHNRNKTYQFWRYGNHPEEIYSTKFLWSKLDYIHLNPVRAGLVEKASHYVYSSAANYVLGHGVLDVTIVDNPVINVHVDNAFWKSIVW